TATCTCGTCTTCAATACCTTAATCGTCACAAACAACGCGGTTCGAAAAACTGGAAGAAAGCCCAAGTTAAGATAGCTAGGCTACATCGCAAGATTGCCAATATTCGACGAGACTGTCTCCATCAATTAACAAGTTACTTGGCTAAGAACCACAGCCAAGTCGTTATTGAAGACCTGAACGTCTCTGGGATGATGGCCAATCACAAACTAGCCAAAGTTATT
The Geitlerinema sp. PCC 9228 genome window above contains:
- a CDS encoding transposase — encoded protein: FEGAKSYKKYERKLSRLQYLNRHKQRGSKNWKKAQVKIARLHRKIANIRRDCLHQLTSYLAKNHSQVVIEDLNVSGMMANHKLAKVI